A segment of the Cololabis saira isolate AMF1-May2022 chromosome 3, fColSai1.1, whole genome shotgun sequence genome:
tcctccttttcttttacagtaagagtgtgtaaatattacggtggaagtatgggtgtaatcaaggtaatgaaaaaaatatatttaaaaaaaacatatctgcattatctcaaactcagtaTTTTCATATCTCTCCGTTTCTGAGCCGCGTTCATTCATTTaccgtaaaggctgaaataggagCACATGAACATTTAGGAGCAGCTGATTAGACCGTAATGACGGCTGGACCGGAGCCTAGCACTTTAACaatctctcttttacatttgtatgttacttgttctgttttttaaactgtgctgaataaataaatctaaaaaaaaaaaaaaaatctacacggAGCCAgtgtgatctgcatcttttctacagattaaaggattaagtgtaaagtgtgaaatctcagtctggtccagagtctgaatggagcatgaaaggcagcaccaagtaaacagaacaacaagttagttcgggatgtttccgaatcccacatcagcagctgcttgagctggggagtttcccatttagttggtttgcttcatcaccacggcttttaactggaaacaaagggatcttgtaggagtcatactcatgtgttcattcattcaactttccagggttacgtaccgactctgtggagtctgatttcaggtttccaggcgaggtccaacagtctgcgctgacggtcgagctcttcttcatactccaagatgcttttttcaaacactgacaatatttctacagcagctgctgttagtcgctgaccgataaactctctcagatgattcaccttagacattgttgaagaggaaaaagaaaggaaacaacagaaccgtcctctccttcttcttctctaggtttaatggcggatcacaaccaacgttattaggttctaccgccacctgctgtaccggagtgtgtaacatcaggatcattattacaccaggttacagtctaacttaaaggggggggaaaaggaaatacctaaataaaataagataaccacatttaaatcttattatctatccctgcatctttaagaaagacaaggatttccttataacaatccctcatcacctcactcctccctaataacctactaaactccattcccgtcccagctcgtacatcctgtctcttaaagcgttcctttctacctcatacttgccacatttaagaatcacatgctctacattctctgtgacatcacactcatcacatttatcacacacggactttgacattaaatacagagttgattttaaactagtatgacctaatcttaatctagaaatgatgacttcctctctcctacactttcctttgaaaaccttcacgttaattgacttgtgtatgttataaaaatgtctcccttttacaccgttgtcccacaccttctgccatgaatccctcactgcctttctaattcatgattttgcttcacctttaccaaaaggaatttccacaattacctcactactcaatttcaatgctcttttagcaatattgtctgctttctcattgccatcaacacccatgtgggcaggaacccaacaaaactgcacagtaattccagttctgcataacctccacaacaccattaatatttccaacactagatcttctcttattgttttatttgaagtcaaactctgaagggctgcagtggagtctgaacaaatgacatagttccttcttgcagttacagtaagtatttcattcaccaacgaaagtaattagaacaaaatgcaaacaacattcttttcatcactggtttactacgacttctgtcatttagcagacgcttttatccaaagtgatttacatctgagaaaacaacacaagcaagaaggtttagaaagagttttattttttccgacacaatgagagctgacgcaatttatatgataagcttctgattgttaatatcaatatataaaataaaaatatttttgaattcatgtgttctttattatttgtcataaaacatttatgttgttaagaaacttttattgcaatgggcttcaaaataatacacatggtaagtctttgagacattaaaacatttaaatatcaaactgatcaaactatcaaactgattttggtgtgaaatatatagatatacaagactcatttaaagctgcagtttccaacatttaaccactagagggaataaagatcccaaactaacccccaaactcagaatgacggttcattcatgcatgaatcacccacaggttttctgcaggggtttgaagcctctttttcctcgtattgtggcaggttggaattatataaaacaagaagtttaatgcgtaattagtggcgtggccttttgattggcattcTTTTGTCCAACctctaaataaatactttttctacgatcttagaaaatgtttggagtaaagaatcaggcctgtaattagtgaattggtgtctgtctccagaaacattttcattaaaccttctccagagaccaacagagcagatcatctttttttaacccacatcaactccatggttcctgacacagtggattcctatcagttttcctaccgtgccaacagatcagtggatgaagcgatggcttcggcttcacttcaccttccaacacctggacaggatgaacacctatgcacggcttctgtccctggatgttcatttgatgaagccaagaccagtgaaataacaaactggatcaaaatgacgtgattgaggaagttgaggataaaggacaaaagtgcatctccacttttcaacttcatttgatgacatttctctttcaacattgttttctgagctaaatgctggttgtactgatcacgctgtaccaataatctgcgtcactgacaactttcctcttgttgatgcactagtctttttttaatttgtgtttttattattattatgatagattgttcactcttgggtttatgttgagcttttataactcaccaccagggggcactgctgctctttctacatatggagagtgtaatattccagaattataaacaataaaataattcatccatctaaaattaaaacttaattacattttcatgattatttctgactaaatatgagttgaggtaaaaagacatttactcctaaacggatgtctgatataaaagggttaaatccaaagtctgtcctcttcctggaatctgatcccgatgatcctccctcttcttcctgctctccaacctgcagatctgcagcttcaacaaggatctcaacatcagctttataataaatcatgtgtcagacgagttgtaaatctagtacaccttgattttatacatgtgattcaataatagttaatttcatattatttaaataatgtgaaaaacatacacaaatatgttgtaactttagcttatatagttacaataacacagcatggatcatttgaattgcattgttttgactaagtttgtcccatgaattacaggataatctgatgtacgtgcagctcCGATTTAAAATTCTTAaacccttttacagttttcagcgaactatgtataacatcacaatatatcgcaaaatttggatactgcaatatcgtattgtatcgcgactcaagtatcgtgatgtctatcccacatcacactcatttcctcattcaccTTTAAaccaaaatcaataaaaacattttaaaagggaaataaaagcaaaccgtatctgactgcactgacttttgaaatcttcaaggttttttgtttaatgctgcagacattaaagtttataacatggtgacagatggttggctgttctgtttctgacgtgttgatggttgcatttcttcttttgtcctcgtttctctgaagattcttcatgtttttcagaggaacgttgtaaaaactgaacatgtaaatatatcaaacttggactaacctaagaaacagacgggaaaaagggcgtgtgagagaggctttgtagatgaacgaaataaactgtcacgtttaaagaaaAATCAGCACATACTAACAAACCTTTACTTGAACCGTGGAGACAGCAGGTTACCAACAGAAACAAATAACagttttaagaaggaacagggattcaaacaaagtcaatgcagaactttaaaaaaaagtacacaaccacatggttccctctgcgtcaagttgatggagaagcataaatctgtgttgaacctgcaacccttgtggggaggggattaggctcatcagccacaggaggtggtggttggacttctgcgggttcttcttctgtgggccagacaggagtggacagctgcccccggaggacgacaacatgagcttcatttgtcacgagtcaccagacttctcctccgggtgatttttcatgtgactcagcaaatcaattctgcggctaaaatctttgttgcacgtcttgcacaaatatcccttctcgcccgtgtgcgtggttatgtggcttttaagagatgatgatctagtaaaggttttgctgcaggtgttgcacaggtatggcttttcaccagtgtgggtcctcgagtgaatcaccagggtggaacgtagcctgtaactttttccacatgttttgcagatgtagggcttctcgcccgtgtgtgtggttatgtggcgtttaagaagtgatgattgagtaaaggtttttccgcaagtattgcacaggtacggcttttcgccggtgtgggtcctcgagtgaatcaccaggtggCCACGTCGCCTGTAACTTATTCCACatattttgcagatgtagggcttctctcctgtgtgcgtggttatgtggcttttaagaagtgatgattgagtaaaggtttttccgcaagtgttgcacaggtacggcttttcgccagtgtgggtcctcgagtgaaccaccaggtggccacgtagcctgtaacttattccacatattttgcagatgtagggcttctctcctgtgtgcgtggttatgtggcgtttaagatctgATGATTTAATAAAGCTTTTGCCGCAGGTgctgcacaggtacggcttttcgccggtgtgggtcctcgagtgaatcaccagggttgaacgtagcctgtaactttttccacatgttgtgcaaatgtagggcttctcgcccgtgtgtgtggttatgtgctgTTTAAGATTTGATAatgtagtaaaggttttgccgcaggtgttgcacaggtacggcctttcgccagtgtggatcttcatgtgatccattaaataaCGACTTTCACTGAACTCTTTCTTCCAAGAGCTGCAAGAAAacgccttcttccccgtgtgggtcctggtcagctttgatttacagttgctgtctgacgggacagcagcatcttcttggtcaccgtgtcgtctcattgactctggatctgcagttttactggagtctgagcgtaaactttcagtcccttcctcatctttgttttgagcttcaggagaaatgtgcaacagcagctggccacagtttggtcctggttcaacattttcaactttcacatcagcgacaatgaccaatgagacatccacctctacgtcctcgtgcttcatctcctgaccgctggagtcttcctccagttctgcagtctgtggatgccctggttcctcctggtccgggctgcagctcctctccaggttatcgagGTGccggtcactgaaaaccccgtcctcctccaccttacaaacattttcttgtgggagttctggaattacaaaaagggacaaaaagatgggattttaacaagtcaaaagtgcttcccagtgttgattgtatttgtgaggtttaaagtttgtcctgatccttcggtcttccccttcatctatgtagtatatttgaaaacaagtgcattactctgtctgaccattaggcggcactgtgactgtactcttgtgttagttggtatcgagacagctgaagaataaagttgttgcaTTTCAGGTTGAGCATTTCTGAATTCTTGTGAATTCTTGTATTGTCAGCATCCCGTTTGTCCAGTCTTTTACACACTACCCAAAGTGCACAAAAGCCTGTCAAATCCTCCTGGTCGCCCAGATGAACGCTTTACTATCACCTTTGTCAGAGTTTGTGGATCACTATATCAAACCTTATGTCCAAACACTACCAGTGTATATAAGAGACTCCACGGATTTCATTAATAAGATCTTTAACTTCACTAACCTTCCTGATGATCTTCTATTGGTCACCTTTGACATCCCCAGTCTCTACACTAATATTCCCCATGATGGTGGTAGAGAAGCCTAAAAGTTCTATTTGCAGGACTTACTCATGCCCCCGGGTAAGTTTATTGTTGACTTAGCTACTTTAATCATGAAGAAAAACTACTTTAACTTTAATGGTGAATATTATTTCCAAGTATCTGGTACCAGCTCTATTTGTGCTCCGAATTACGCAAATCTATACGTGGGTCACTTTGAAAAAAACGTGTGAAATCCTGagcacaatattttttttgccaaaAATCTTACAATGGTACAGATTCATTGATGACATATTCTGTCTAATTAAAGCTGATGCTAATGAACTGGAAGACTTTTTTACCTTACTGAATTAGCTTCGACAGCAACCTCCAATTTACAATGGAGTATAGTAgtgaaaaagttatttttctagaTATATGGGTTGAAAAAAAGAATGGCTCTTATCCACTTCACTCTACCGCAAAGAAACCGAAGGAAATACGTTCTTATTGGCTATTAGTTTTCATCCTCCTCCCCTCAAAAGAGGCCTACCCAAAAGCCAGTTTTTTAGACTCCGGAGAATTTGCAGCAGTACAGAGGATTTCATAGACAAGGCATCAGAGATGAGCTCTAGATTTGTCCAGCGGGGATATCCTATGGATTGTATCCAGAGGGCGTATGATGCGGCACGGAAGAAATCACGCTCAGAACTGCTAcaaaaaagccaaaagaaagaaaggaagttcTCTGTGacctgcatcactctgtgaaaTCCACATTTGAGAAATACTGGCACATCCTGACCTCGGACCCTGAATTGGCCCCCACTTTTAAAGATCCCCCCCTCTTTGTATATAAACGGAGAAAAACTCTAAAAGACCTGCTTGTTCCCGCTGACTATACGACCCAAACACCTAAGCCACCTACTCAGAGACTGTTGGCTCCCTTACCTGCTGGAAATTACCGGTGTGGTAACTGCGCACAATGCAATAACACCTCCAAGACCAACTTTTTTTATCATCCCCACTCTAATAAAAAAATTTCCATCAAAGAGGTGATTACTTGCGCATCTACACATGTTATATATATGCTACGCTGCCGTTGAGGTCTAGCATATGTGGGAAAAACTTCCAGACAGTTAAAACAAAGGATAAGTGAACACAAAAGCTCCATATGGAGAAAAGACATTAACTATCCTGTGGCTGTTCATTTCAACGAGAACAAACATGATATCTCAACTTTACGTTTTTGTGGACTTGAAAAAGTCAGCCTTCCACGGAGGGGTGGGAATCTGGACTTGCTGCTAAAACGTTGAGAGCTCttctggatttttactttacaaaCACTGGCACCGAAGGGATTGAATGATGAACTGCCTTTGAGTGTTATGTTATGATTTGGTTTTTTATCATGTGTAGTTTCCTTCCTCACACTTCCCCACAATAACGATAGCCAGTATCTATATGTATAACTTGTGTCATGTGTGTGtgatatctatatctatatatatatatatatatatatatatatatatatatatatataaaaataagttaACATCTTTTAagtatatttaaacattttgagaGTTGAATTTGAGCAGTTCTcatttcccttcctttctccaggGAAGGGGTCGATTAGGAGACTGGCCCTGACTCCTATTTATTCTAAGATGTTCTCCTTATAAGTTTTGATGTACTTTGTGTTTTTACAGTACATTCATCCTCCCTATTTGTTATACTGTATAAGATCAGAACACTTAGATGGGATTTTTGCTGTGTGACTCTCTTCCCTCAttgtaaatattttaaattgattGCTACCTAAGATTAACACGTTACAGGTATAATCATCCTCCCTTTCTAATGATTATACCTTTGGATTCGATGGTCATTGATTGATGTATTTCATACATGCACTTTATGGGTGTTGTCTCTTTTCCCTGGTTTTTTGGTGATGCTTACTGACTGTATTTCGGTATGTGACCTTGTTTGAAGGTGCTCAGGTGTTTGTGTGGCGGCGCCTGATTGGACCACATAGTCCTACCAGCCTATAATAGACAAGCTTTTGTTCCGATCTGtttgatgccttgaaaaaggtctatgaccgaaatGTTGGCCCAATGAACACGAGTatggtgagaagaaggtgttttctttttaatatttgtacagtaaaattgtttgaaattcacaGTGTCTGTAGTGAGTTTAGTTGTGAAGAGGGCTATATGAGTTATTGGGTGAATTTATGGGAGAATACATTTTTATAGTCTgtgcaaaacagaacctgaagtaaaaaagaaaaaaaagtgtttcatccttttcttttacagtaagactctcactgtaaaagaaaaggatgaaagaCTCTTTCATCCAACAAGCTCTTACTGTAAGAGCTTGTAAATATTACGGTGGAAGTATgggtatatgaaaaaaacatctgcattatctcaaactcagaacttcatatctttctgtttctgagccgcattcattcatttaccgtaaagactgaaataggagcacatgaacatttaggagcggctgatttgaccgcagctgcttgagctggggagtttcccattgagttggtttgcttcatcaccacggcttttaa
Coding sequences within it:
- the LOC133440694 gene encoding zinc finger protein 420-like, with product MDHMKIHTGERPYLCNTCGKTFTTLSNLKQHITTHTGEKPYICTTCGKSYRLRSTLVIHSRTHTGEKPYLCSTCGKSFIKSSDLKRHITTHTGEKPYICKICGISYRLRGHLVVHSRTHTGEKPYLCNTCGKTFTQSSLLKSHITTHTGEKPYICKICGISYRRRGHLVIHSRTHTGEKPYLCNTCGKTFTQSSLLKRHITTHTGEKPYICKTCGKSYRLRSTLVIHSRTHTGEKPYLCNTCSKTFTRSSSLKSHITTHTGEKGYLCKTCNKDFSRRIDLLSHMKNHIHTGEMLYLCSTCGKSFRKSSMLKKHKMIHKGEKLYICKTCGKSYMQNSKLVIHSRTHTGERPYPCNTCSKTFTNLWDLRRHITTHTGEKPYICKTCGKSYRQDSHLLVHSRIHTGERRYLCKICGKSFINSSHLKRHITTHTGEKPYICKTCGKSYTERYNLVVHSRTHTGERPYLCNTCSKTFTRSSHLKSHINTHTGEKRYLCKTCNKGFSRRMGLLSHMKNHPEEKSGDS